Below is a genomic region from Jatrophihabitans sp..
CCGGCAACACTGCTTCACCGCAGTTCAGCTTCACCGCGCCACAGCAAGACCGCAGTTCAGCACGACCGCAGTACCGCACCACCTAGTGGGAGGGCGCCGACCGCCGGCGTCCGTCAGACCACGCGAATTCAAGGAGTTACCGCATGGCAAAGCGCAGTAAGGCATACCAAGATGCCGCCAAGCTGGTCGACACCAGCAAGATCTACAGCCCGCTGGAGGCCGCCAAGGTCGCCATCGAGAGCTCACCCACGAAGTTCGACGCGACCGTCGAGGTGGCGATGCGGCTGGGAGTCGACCCCCGCAAGGCTGACCAGATGGTCCGCGGCACCGTGAGCCTGCCGCACGGCACCGGCAAGACCGCCCGGGTGATCGTGTTCGCCACCGGCGCCCAGGCCGAAGCCGCTCGGGCCGCCGGAGCCGACAAGGTCGGCAGTGACGACCTGATCCAGGAGATCACCGACGGCTACCTCGACTTCGACGCCGCGATCGCCACCCCGGACCAGATGGCCAAGGTCGGCCGGATCGCCCGGATCCTCGGCCCCCGTGGCCTGATGCCCAACCCGAAGACGGGCACGGTCACCCCGGACGTCGCCAAGGCCGTCACCGACATCAAGGGCGGCAAGATCACCTTCCGGGTGGACAAGCAGTCCAACCTGCACCTGATCATCGGCAAGGCGTCCTTCTCCGCGGAGAAGCTCGTGGAGAACTACGGCGCCGCGCTGGACGAGGTGCTGCGTGCCAAGCCCGCCTCGGCAAAGGGCAAGTACCTGAAGAAGGTGGTGTTCTCGACCACCATGGGTCCTGGCATCCCGGTGGACACGCTGCGCACCCGCAACCTGCTGGAGGACGCCACCCAGGCCTGATCCTGGGCGGAGTCGCAGGGACGGTAGGCAAGACGCCGGACAGACAGCAGAAGGGGCGGGCACATAAGGCCCGCCCCTTTCGCTTGCCTGCGTCGGGAATCGCAGGCCCAACCGGGGACCAGCCCCCCCGTCGCTGGTCCACGGCCGCTGTGAGGAAGGTGCTGCTGCTTGGCCGGCCCGGATGGGTGCTCACCCGGGCCGGCGTCCGCGGTGATCCTCACCAGTGCAGAGGCGCCGTTGCCGCCGTTGATACCTCGCTCGCGCCTATTGCTGTCGGTCGCGCTGATTGCTGTCGGCGACCGGGGCGCAGCGGTATCTAACGCCCGTAGCGGACACATCCTCGCCATGTATCAAGGGAGCCGCGGCTATCTCCTTGTCATTGCGAAGAAAGGTCTTAGGTCACATGGTGAGAAGGTCTTAGGCTGCTTTGAGGGGAACCGCAGTGGCAAACAACGCGACGGCGGGAGTGTGACGACGGGTGTGGCAACCATGATCAATGCCGAAGCTGAACAGGAAACACTGGCCAGTCGTGCGGGCGAGGTGTTCCGGCGCTATCGCGACGGCCAGCCTGAGGTGATGGGTGAGCTGGTGTCGATGCTGACCCCGATCCTGTGGCATACCGTGCGCGCCCAGCGGTTGGACAAGGAGTCGGCCGAGGACGTGCTGCAGACCACCTGGCTGGCGTTGGTCCGCAGTGCCGAGTCGATCTCAGATCCTCGGGCGGTACTGCAATGGCTGATCGTCGCAGCCCGTCGAGAGGCCTGGCGGGTGATGCGGGGGCAGTCCCGGCAGGTGCCGTACGAGATCGATGAGGACGCCATCCGGACCCCGGACGGCGAGCTGCCTGAAAACGTGGTGCTGCGCGGTGTCTCGCAGGAGCTGCTCTGGTCCCATGTGGCCACGCTCTCCGAACGCTGCCGGACGCTGCTGCGGGTGATCGCCTTCGCCGACCGTCCCGATTACCCAGAATTGGCCCACTCGCTGGGCATGCCCATTGGAAGTATCGGCCCGACCCGGGGCCGGTGCCTTGCGAAGCTGCGCGCCGCTCTGGCCGCCGATGCTCGTTGGGAGCTGCGATGAACACCTCCGAGATTCCTGCCGACCACCTGGCCGGCGAACCGCTCGACGCCACGGACGCGCTCGTGCTGTCGATGCTGGCCGACCTGTACGACCTGGTCGATCCGGTTCCCTCGGATCTGGTGGACCGGCTGCAGTTCAGCATCACCCTGGACGCGCTCAACGCCGAGCTGGCCGAGCTGCAGCTGATGCCCGAGCCCGCGCTGGCCTACCGCGGCGAGCAGGCCAGCGCGGTCAACACCCTCACCTTCACCAGCGACAGCCTCACCACCATGGTCGCGATCAGCCCGGACGGGCCCGACCGGGTGCGGATCGACGGCTGGATCGCCCCCGCCGCCGAGGCCGTCGTCGAGCTGCACCAGGGCACGCTGACCCGGCGGGCGTCAGCCGACGCCGACGGCCGGTTCGTGTTCGAGGACGTCGCGCACGGCCTGACCCGGTTCGTGGTGAACGCCGCCGATCCTGGCGCCCACCCGCCGGTGATGACGCCGGCCGTGGAGATCTGACCCGCCGCCCGGCGAGACGAGCCAGCCACCCAGACGCCTGACCAGGTCAAACAGCGACCTTCGCGATGAGCACAAAATCGGGGATCAGATGAGTTCAGCCCAGCCCCCTGACGATTTCGCCGCGGCGAAGCCCAGACGCCGGCGCCGGGAGCCGAGCCTCAACCCGCCGCCAGAGGTCCTCAACAAGCACGGCGGCCGGGTGCTCGATCCGGCCAGCGCTGTCCGGCTGCCCGGTCAGCCGTCGATCCGCCCGACCGTCTACGTCGGCTCGCGGCTGCTGGTGCGTTCGGTCAAGCTCGATGCCGAGGTGTTGCCCGCCCTGAACCAGGCCGCCTCGGAGTCCAACCTGCGGTTGGTCTTCGACCAGGCCGACGCCAAACTGCTCGGCCTGGCCCGCCAGGCCGGCCTTCAGGACCTGGCCCTGCGGGTGCTGGCCACCCGGGTCCGGCTGGAGCCGGCCAGTGACAAGCCGGCCGCGCCGCCGGACTCCTGGCAGGTGCTGCAGAGTTACCGGGCCATCGTCGGGCCGGACAGCCCGGCCGCGAACCAGGTGAGCCTGGATCACCTGCTCACCGCGACCGACCGCTCCGCCGGCATCTCCGGCGTGCCGTACATGGGTGGCGGAAGCACCGGTGGGGTTCCCTACATGGGTGGCGGAAGCACCGACGGGGTGCCCTACATGGGCGGTGGCAGTGTCGGCATCAGCTCGCAGTACGGAATCCCGGGGCACGGTGGCCGGGCTCCGGTCACCTGGATGGGCGCGCCGCCCACCCGGTGCCCTTCGGCCGACAAGCCCTGCCGGCGGCCGGTGGTGGCGGTGCTCGACACCGGCGTCGGTAAGCACCCCTGGTTGCCGGCCTCGATCGTCAAGCGCCATCCCCACATCGGAAGCCTGCCGATCGGCCAGACCGATCCGGCGACCGACCCGGAGGTCAGCGGTTATCTGGACAACCCTCTGGAAGGCACCCTGGATCCGGATGCCGGTCACGGCACCTTCATCGCGGGGCTGATCCGCCAGATCTGCCCGGACGCCAACATCCTGGCCATCCGGGTGATGTACGGCGACGGCGCGGTGCCCGAGGGCGACCTGCTGGAGGCGTTGAACCGGCTGCTGCTGCGCCAGGCGCTGGCTCTGGCACTGGACAAGCCGAGCTGGTTGGTCGACGTGATCTCGCTGTCGCTGGGTTACTACCACGAGCTGCCGGCCGACTTCGCCTACGACCAGCTGCTGATCGAGACGCTTCGCGCGCTCGGTGAGCTCGGCGTCGCGGTCGTCGCGGCAGCCGGCAATGACGCGACTCCCCGGCACTTCTACCCGGCCGGGTTCGCGCCGCACGCCAACGGCCAGTGGAACCCGGTCGAACGCGACGTGCTGCCGGTGATCAGCGTCGGCGCGCTCAATCCGGACCTGCGCACGGTCGCGCTGTTCAGCAACGCCGGCGACTGGGTGTGCTGCCACCGCCAGGGCGCGGCCCTGGTGAGCACCATGCCGACCACGTTCAACGGCTCGCTGCAGCCGGTCGCCGCCATCCACCCCCACGGAAGCGGCCCGCGCTCCACCATCGACCCGGACAACTTCTACGGCGGCTTCTCCACCTGGAGCGGCACCTCGTTCGCGGCGCCGATCCTGGCCGCCGAGTTGGCCAAGTTCCTGTGGGACTCCAAGGGCCTGGACACCTCGGACCCGGCCACGATGCTGGATCGGGGCTGGAACGCGCTGGAGGCGCTGACCGACGTCAAGCGTCCTCCCGCGCCCAGCGAGGTGCCCGACAGCCAGCCGGTGCCCGCGCACTGAGGCTTGCGGCCGATGGCCTGCGACCCAACCTCCGGGCGGCGATCCGGCAGCCGGCTGTCAGGGGTGCCGGCCCGCCCACTGGGGTAGGTGGCCGAGTGCTGAGTGGGTAGGGTCAGGCAATGATCCGCATCGGCAGCGCGGATCTGGCCGAAGCCAAACGGCTGCACGCGCTGGGCGTCGAGCACAACAACGCCGGCCACCCGCTGCGCGCCATCCGGCTGTTCCGGCGAGCCCTGTCGTTGCCGGTGCTGGGCCAGGACGCCGACAGCGAGGCCCAGCTGGTCGCCGCCCGGATCTGGATCAGCCTGGCCATGAGCGAGTCCGAGCTCTACGGCGTCGAACGCGGCCTGGCCGCCCTGGCCGAGGCCGAGCGCCTGGTCGACCTGGCCCGGCATCTGGACCTCAGTGCCCTGCTGCATCTGCAGAACGGCTACATCCGCGTGCGGGCCGGGCACTTCGAGGCCGGCCTGGAGCACCTGGACTCGGCGGTCGCCCTGATCGATCACGCCGAGCCGGCCCATGCCAGCAACATCCTGCTCAACCGCGGCAGCCTGCAGCTCTACCGCGGCCAGTTGGGCGCGGCCCGGCAGGACCTGAGCCGGTCGGCGGAGCTGGCCGCCCGGCACGGCCTGCGGGTCGAGGAGTTCAAGGCCCGGCACAACCTGGGCTACCTGGAGTTCCTGGCCGGCAACCTGGCGATGGCGCTGAAATCCATGGACGAGGCCCAAGCCATCAACGCCGAGGTCTCCCTCGCGGTCGCGCTGCTGGACCGGGCCCGGGTGCTGCTGGAGGCCGGCCTGCACCGTGAGTCCGACGACTCGCTGATCGAGGCGGCGGCGCTGTTCCGGACCGACCGGCTGAGCAAGGAACTGGGCGAGGTGGAGCTGGCCCGGGCCGAGTGCGCCTTGCTGGACGGTGAGATCGCGGCGGCTCGCAGGCTGGCGGCCACCGCCCGGGACCGGTTCCGCCGGCGTGCCAATGACCGGTGGCGACGCGATGCCGAGCTGGTGCTGCTGCATGCCGACCTGGCGGCCGGCCGGCCCGGTGGCCGGCTGGTCGGACCGGCGCTGCGGCTGGCGGCTGAGTTTCGCGGCGCCGGCCTGGAGACCCAGGCCCGGACCAGCCAGTTGATCGCGGCCGAGGCCCTGCTGCGCGCCGGCCGGACCGAGCAGGCCCGCACGGTGGCTGCCCAGGCGGGCCCGATCCGAGCTGCTGACCCGGTCTCGGCGCGGCTGCACACCAGGCTGGTGCGAGCCCGGCTGTCCATCGCCGCGCGGGACGCCGCCACCGCTCGGCGTGAGATCCGCACCGGCCTGGCCGAACTCGCCAACCACCAGGCCCAGTTCGGCAGCATCGACTTGCAGACCGCCAGCGCTGTGCATGGCCGCCAACTCGCCGAGCTGGACCTGTCGATGGCGCTGGCCGAGGGCAAGGCGGCCGGGGTGCTGGCCGCGATCGAGCGCGGCCGTGCGACCTCGAGCCGGCTGCCCGGAGTCAGCGCGCCCTCGGATCCGGTGGCGGCTGAACAGCTGGCCGAGCTGCGGCGCGTGGTCGAGGGGTTGCGCTCGATCCAATCCGACGCCGCGGCCGCCGAGCAGGTCAGCGCGCAGCGGCGCCGGATCGCCGAGCTGCAGCGAGCCCTGCGAGCCCGCTCCTGGCAGGCGGCGGGCTCGGGAAGCGCCCCGAGTCCGGCCTCGCTGGGCCAGATCGAGGCGGAGCTGGGCCGCGCCGGGGCAGGGCTGGCGTGCTACTTCGACGTCGGTGGCCAGCTGCACGCGGTCGTGCTCGCCCGGGGCCGGTCCCGAATCGTGCCGATCGGCAGCAGCGTGACGGTGTCGGAGATGGTTCGCCGGGTGCGCGCCGACCTTGACGTCCTGGCTCAGGGTTACCTGCCGCGGGCGATGCTCGCCTCGGTCTGCGCGACGTTGAACCGGTCGCTGGCCAGGCTTTCGGATCTGCTGCTGACCCCGCTGGCGCTGCCGGAGGACCGGCTGGTGATCGTGCCGACCGGGGTTCTGGCAGCGTTGCCGTGGACCAACCTGGCGCCGATGAAGGGCCGCCCGGTCGTGGTGGCGCCCTCGGCGACGGCCTGGTTGGCAGCCAACCGGCCCGGGCGAGGCGCCGGGCCGGTGGTCGCGGTGGCCGGGCCGGATCTGGCCCACTCCGAGCAGGAGGTGGTCGCGATCGGCAAGTTGTGGCCGGGGTCGCGGGTGCTGGCCGGCTCCGAAGGCGGCCGTGACGAGCTGGTGTCCGCGCTGGCCTCGGCGACCTTGGTGCATGTGGCCGCGCACGGTCAGCACCATGCCGAGAACCCGCTGTTCTCGTTGATCCGGCTGGTCGACGGCCCGCTGTTCGCCTACGAGCTCGACCACACCAGCCGGGCGGCCGAGCATGTGGTGCTGGCGGCCTGCGAGCTCGGTCAGGCGACCATCCGGCCCGGTGACGAGGCGCTCGGGTTGACCAGCGTGCTGCTGCGGCTGGGCACCCGGTCGGTGATCTCGGGAGTCGCCCGGGTGCCCGACGATGTGGCGGCCGAGGTGATGACCGGCTATCACGCGGCGCTGGCCGCCGGCGCCGACTCGGCCTCGGCGCTGGCCGACGCCTGCGCCGCGTCCAGCACACCGGCGCCGTTCGTCTGCTTCGGCTCGACCTGGTGAGGCGGTTGGCCGCCGGATTTGGTCGGGGGCCCCGGTTGTCCGTAATATCAATCCCGAACCACCCGAAGACCGCTGGTTGTCGCGTGCGCACATGCGACCGAACAGCTCCGAAGCGCCGGAGCGACCCGCGCAGGATGGCCCGGTAGCGAGACTCGTCTCTTCGCCCCGTGCGCCCTGCGCCGGGGCGTTTCTGTTCCTCGAAGCTGATCGGCTGCCTGCCGCTCACGCACGCCGGCGCAGACGTGCACGAGAGGAGGGACATGCCGAACAAAGAGAAGCTCGGTGCGGTCGCCGAGATCGTCGACCAGTTCAACGCATCCTCGGCGACGGTCATCACCGAGTACCGCGGTCTGAGCGTCAAGCAGGTGACCCAGCTTCGCCAGGCGCTGGGCGCGGACGCCACCTACACCGTGGTCAAGAACACCCTGACCCGGCTGGCTGCCGCCGAGGCCGGTGTCAGCATCGATGACAGCATGCTGGTGGGGCCGACCGCGATCGCGTTCGTCAAGGGCGATCCGGTCGCGGCCGCCAAGGGCTTGCGTGATTTCGCCAAGACCAATCCGCTGCTGGTCATCAAGGGCGGTGTGATGGAAGGCAGGTCGCTGAGCGCGGCCGAGGTCAACCAGATCGCTGACCTGGAGTCCCGTGAGGTGTTGCTGGCCCAGATCGCCGGTGTCCTCAAGGCGCTGCCGAGTCGGGCCGCGGGCCTGTTCCAGGCGCCGCTGTCCCAGGTCGCCCGGCTTGCCCAGGCGCTGGCGGACAAGACTCCGGCCGAGGCCGCCGCACCGGCGTCCGAGACCAGCGCACCGGCGTCCGAGACCCAAGCCTCCGACGCTGCCGAGGCACCCGCCGACGCTGCCGAAGCACCCGCTGCCGAGGCATCCGCCGACGCTGCTGAGGCACCCGCTGCCACCGAGGCTCCTGCCCCGGAGACAGCATCCGACACTCCCGCCGAGCCGGCGGAGCAGTAACCAACCCATCTGCCGGCTTTCCCGGCGATACAGAAAGGACGCCACATCATGGCGAAGCTCAGCACTGACGAGCTCATCGACGCGTTCAAGGAGCTCACCCTTCTTGAGCTGTCGGCATTCGTGAAGCAGTTCGAGGAGACCTTCGACGTCACCGCCGCCGCCCCGGTCGCGGTTGCCGCGGCCGGCGGCCCGACCGGCGGCGCGCCCGCCGAGGCCGAGGCCGAGCAGGATGAGTTCGACGTCATCCTCGAAGCTGCCGGTGACAAGAAGATCCAGGTCATCAAGGAGGTGCGCACCCTCACCAGCCTCGGCCTCAAGGAGGCCAAGGACCTGGTGGACGGCGCTCCCAAGGCGGTCCTGGAGAAGGTCAACAAGGAGGCGGCCGACAAGGCCCGTGCGGCGCTGGAAGGCGCTGGCGCCTCGGTGACCGTCAAGTAGGTCATCCAGCACCTGTTCTGTCCGTGGGGGCGGTCCGCGAAAGCGGGCCGCCCCCACTGCTGTCCGCGGCTCTCTGTCCGCGGCTCGCTGGCCTTGGAGTTGTCCGCATGGTTCGGCCGCACGATCCGGCCCCGGCACGATCCGGTCCGATTGACCGGCTTCGCCGTTTCTGCGCGTCGGTGCCGGTGCTCGTGGCTACTCTTTGCCAGGATTCGCTCACGCTGGCGTACCCGGCGGTAACCGAAGACCGGCTAGGTCGTTGTTAGGCGCAGATGCTGCTTTCTCTGTGAAGCAGCGCGCCCTTTCTCGGACCGAGCGGGCGAGAGAGGAGCCGGGGTGGGAGTCGAGGTTGCCGTCGAGGGCTTGACCAAGTCCTTCGGCAAGCAGGTCATCTGGGGCGACGTCACGCTCACCCTGCCTCCCGGCGAGATCAGCGTCATGCTGGGCCCGTCCGGCACCGGCAAGTCGGTCTTCCTCAAGACGCTGGTCGGCCTGCTCAAGCCCGACCGCGGCTCGATCATGATCAAAGACGTCAACCTGGCCAAGTGCAGCGAGCACCAGCTCTACGAGACCCGCAAGCTGTTCGGCGTGCTGTTCCAGGACGGCGCCCTGTTCGGCTCGATGAACCTCTACGACAACATCGCCTTCCCGCTGCGTGAGCACACCCGCAAGAGCGAGAGCGAGATTCGCAAGATCGTCTTGGAGAAGCTTGAGATGGTGGGCCTGACCGGCACCGACAAGAAGCTGCCCGGTGAGATCTCCGGCGGCATGCGCAAGCGCGCCGGCCTGGCCCGGGCCCTGGTGCTGGACCCCGAGATCATCCTGTTCGACGAGCCCGACTCGGGCCTGGACCCGGTCCGGGTGGCCTACTTGAACCAGCTGATCGTCGACCTGAACGCCCAGACCGACTCGACCTTTCTGATCGTCACCCACGACATCGGCACCGCGCGGACGGTGCCGGACAACCTGGGGCTGCTGTTCCGTCGGGAGCTGGTCATGTTCGGCCCCCGCGAGGTGCTGCTGACCTCGGACGAGGCGGTGGTCGAGCAGTTCCTCAACGGCCGCAAAGAAGGCCCGATCGGCATGTCCGAGGAGAAGGACGCCGGCCAGGTCGCCGCGGAGCTCGCCGCCCTGGGCGACGGCGCGCCGCCCCCGCCGGGAACCGGGCCGAAGGGCGCCACCGGCAGCGGGGTGCCGCCGCAACTCCTGCCCTCGCCCGGGTTGCCCGAGCGCAAGGCGGCCGGCCGCCGGCAGGAGCGGGTGCTGCAGATGCTGCACACGTTGCCCGAGAAGGCGCAGGAGGCGGTCAAGCGCGCCCTGGACGACGAGCACCGGTCGCGGCTGCCCGCCTACCAGTCGGTGCCCGAATGAGCTCGCTGTCGCCGGTGGCCGGCATCAGCCACGCCGGCCGGCTGTTCGCGCTCTTCCTCGACGTCGTCCGGTTGACCTTCAAGCGACCGTTCCAGTTCCGGGAATTCGTCCAGCAGGCATGGTTCATCGCGAGCGTGACGATCCTGCCGACAGCCCTGGTCGCGATCCCGTTCGGCGCGGTCATCGCCCTGCAGCTGGGCACCCTGACCCGGCAGTTGGGCGCCCAGTCCTTCACCGGCGCGGCCTCGGTGCTGGCCGTCATCCGGGAGGCCAGCCCGATCGTCTGCGCGCTGCTGATCGCCGGCGCCGGCGGCTCGGCGATCTGCGCCGACCTCGGCAGCCGCAAGATCCGCGACGAGATCGATGCCATGGAGGTGCTCGGCATCTCCCCGGTCCAGCGGCTGGTGGTGCCGCGGGTGCTGGCCTGCATGCTGGTGGCCGCCGCGCTCAACGGACTGGTCAGCGTGGTCGGGGTGGCCGGTGGCTACTTCTTCAACGTGGTGCTCCAGGACGGCACCCCCGGCGCCTACCTGGCCAGTTTCTCGGCGCTGGCCCAGCTGCCCGACCTGTATGCGGGGGAGCTCAAAGCGGTGGTCTTCGGGTTGATCGCCGCCGTCGTCGCCTCGTACAAGGGGCTCAATGCCGGTGGTGGGCCCAAGGGCGTCGGCGACGCGGTGAACCAGTCTGTCGTCATCACCTTCCTGCTGCTGTTCTTCGTCAATTTCGTGATGACGGCCGTGTACTTCCAGGTCGTTCCGCCGAAGGGCTCCTGAGGCGATGACTCCTGTGAGTGAGCACCGCAGCCAGGTACGAGCGAGGAGCGGAGCGAATGGCTAGCGGCGTGCTGGCCTCGGCCAAGCAGGTCGCGGGCAAGCCGGTCGGCGCCCTGGACAACCTCGGCGAGCAGTTGCTGTTCTACGTCAAGGCACTGGCCTGGACGCCGCGCACCCTGCGGCGCTACAAGAAAGAGGTGCTGCGGCTGCTGGCCGAGGTCACCTTCGGCACCGGGGCGCTGGCGGTCATCGGAGGCACGGTGGGCGTGATCGCCTTCATGTCCTTCTTCACCGGCACCGAGGTCGGCCTGCAGGGCTATGCCGCGCTCAACCAGCTCGGCGCCGCCCCCTTCACCGGGTTCATCTCGGCCTACTTCAACACCCGCGAGATCGCCCCGCTGGTCGCCGGGCTGGCGTTGTCGGCGACCGTGGGCTGCGGGTTCACCGCCCAGCTGGGCGCGATGCGCATCTCGGAGGAGATCGACGCGCTCGAGGTGATGGCGGTCCCGTCGCTGCCGTTCCTGGTGACCACCCGGTTGATCGCCGGCTTCGTCGCGGTGATCCCGCTGTACGTGATCGGGCTGCTGTCCTCCTACCTGTCGGCCCGGACGATCGCGACGGTGTACTACGGCCAGTCCACCGGCACCTATGACCATTACTTCCGGCTGTTCCTGCCGCCCACCGACGTGCTCTGGTCGTTCTTCAAGGTGCTGGTGTTCGCGGTCGTGATCGTGATGACGCACTGCTACTACGGCTACACAGCCAAGGGCGGCCCGGCCGGGGTCGGCGTCGCGGTCGGCCGAGCGGTCCGCACCGCGATCGTGTCCATCAACATCATCGACTTCTTCCTGTCGCTGGCCATCTGGGGCACCACCACCACCGTCCGGATCGCGGGGTGATCCGGTGAGCATTGGTAAGAAGGTGAAGGCCAGGCTGGCCGGTCTGGTGTTCCTGGCAGTGCTGGCCGGGTTGCTGAGCCTGTCGATCGCGGCCTACAAGCAGGTGTTCACCAAAGTCACCCTGGTCACCCTCGACACCGACCACACCGGCGCCCAGCTGCAGCTGCAGTCCGACGTCAAGCTGCGTGGCATCCTGGTCGGCACCGTCCGGGATATCTCGACCTACAACGTGCCCGCCGGTAACGGCCAGCAGCCCGAGACCCGGGCCCGGCTCAAGCTGGCGCTGCAGCCGTCGAAGGCAAAGCTGATCCCGGTCGGAGCGAGCGCCTTGCTGCTGCCCAAGACCCTGTTCGGCGAGCGGTACGTGGCCCTGCAGGTGCCCACCAAGCTCAGCGCCGCCAAGGCCCGCCCGGTCCGCTCCGGCGACACCCTGTCAGCCGGCCGGGACGCCATCCAGATCGAGAAGGTGCTCAACGACCTCTATCCGGTGCTGCTGGCGCTGCACCCGCAGGATCTGAAGGCGACGCTGACCGCGCTGGCCACCGCGCTGCAGGGCCGCGGCAAGCAACTCGGGGACAACCTGGCCTCGTTCAACCAGTACCTGCTGCGGTTCAACCCGAAAGTGCCGACGCTGGCCGATGACCTGGACAAGCTCGGCCAGGTGGCCTCGCTCTACCACGACGCCGCGCCTGACCTGCTGGCGAGCCTGAGCAACATGCAGACCACCTCGCGGACCATCACCACCCGGCCGCAGGCGCTGGACCAGCTGCTGACCTCGGCCACCTCGACCACCAACGAACTCGACGCCTTCCTCAACGCCGACGGCGACTACCTGATCCAGCTGGCGGCGTCCTCGGCCAAGATCCTGGCGGTGTTGGCTCACTTCTCACCCGAGTACCCGTGCCTGGCGCAGGGCCTGACCAACCTGGAGCCCCGGATCGAGGACACCTTCGGCGGCAAGCAGCCGGGCCTGCACATCACCCTGGAGTTCGTGAACCACCGGGGCAAGTACGTGCCCGGCAACGAGCCGAAGTACGTCACCGGCGCGAACGCGCAGCCGCACTGTTACGGCCTGCCCAATCCGGCCAACCCGTTCCCCGGCGTGCACTTCCCGGACGGGGCTCCGGCGTCGGGCCCGTTGCACAGCGTTGACCGGGCCGCCTACCACGGCAGCGGCGTCGGCTCCAAGGCTGAGACCAAGCTGATCTCAGCCTTGCTCTCGGGCAGCTACGGCGATGACCCGGCGAACGTGCCGGCGCTGGCCACCCTGCTGGCCGGACCGCTACTGCGCGGCAGCGAGGTGGGGTTGGGATGACAACCGGCCTGAGCGAGCGCGAAGAGGTGCTGACATGAGGGGGTTGCTGGCGCCGCTGGTCAAGCTGATCGCCTTCTTGGTGGTGACGGCGATGGCTACCTACGTCCTCGCGGCGACCATCACCAACGCCGGCTACGGCAAGGCCCACAGCTACTACGGCCTGTTCTCCGACGCGACCGGCCTGCTGGTAGGCGATGACGTTCGAGTCGCAGGGGTGCGGGTCGGCTCCATCCAGGGCATCAAGCTGATCCGCGAGCCGAACACTCCCGACCCGGCGACCGCCCCGTTCGTGGCCCAGGTCAAGTTCAACGTCTCTGTGGACCGGCCGCTGACCAGCTGGGTGCGGGCCAAGCTGCGCTTTCGCAACCTGGTCGGCCAGCGTTACCTGGCCATCGAGCAGGGCAGCCAGATTCCAGGGGTGGCCGAGGCCGAACTCGAGCCCAAGGCGGTGATCCCGCTCAGCCAGACCCAGAACGCCCTGGACCTGAGCACCCTGTTCGCCGGCTTCAAGCCGCTGTTCAGCGGGCTGAACCCGGACGAGATCAACAGCTTGTCGACGCAGATCATCCAGACGTTGCAGGGTGAGGCCGGAACGGTGGAGAA
It encodes:
- a CDS encoding ABC transporter permease yields the protein MSSLSPVAGISHAGRLFALFLDVVRLTFKRPFQFREFVQQAWFIASVTILPTALVAIPFGAVIALQLGTLTRQLGAQSFTGAASVLAVIREASPIVCALLIAGAGGSAICADLGSRKIRDEIDAMEVLGISPVQRLVVPRVLACMLVAAALNGLVSVVGVAGGYFFNVVLQDGTPGAYLASFSALAQLPDLYAGELKAVVFGLIAAVVASYKGLNAGGGPKGVGDAVNQSVVITFLLLFFVNFVMTAVYFQVVPPKGS
- a CDS encoding ABC transporter permease, with the translated sequence MASGVLASAKQVAGKPVGALDNLGEQLLFYVKALAWTPRTLRRYKKEVLRLLAEVTFGTGALAVIGGTVGVIAFMSFFTGTEVGLQGYAALNQLGAAPFTGFISAYFNTREIAPLVAGLALSATVGCGFTAQLGAMRISEEIDALEVMAVPSLPFLVTTRLIAGFVAVIPLYVIGLLSSYLSARTIATVYYGQSTGTYDHYFRLFLPPTDVLWSFFKVLVFAVVIVMTHCYYGYTAKGGPAGVGVAVGRAVRTAIVSINIIDFFLSLAIWGTTTTVRIAG
- a CDS encoding MCE family protein, producing the protein MSIGKKVKARLAGLVFLAVLAGLLSLSIAAYKQVFTKVTLVTLDTDHTGAQLQLQSDVKLRGILVGTVRDISTYNVPAGNGQQPETRARLKLALQPSKAKLIPVGASALLLPKTLFGERYVALQVPTKLSAAKARPVRSGDTLSAGRDAIQIEKVLNDLYPVLLALHPQDLKATLTALATALQGRGKQLGDNLASFNQYLLRFNPKVPTLADDLDKLGQVASLYHDAAPDLLASLSNMQTTSRTITTRPQALDQLLTSATSTTNELDAFLNADGDYLIQLAASSAKILAVLAHFSPEYPCLAQGLTNLEPRIEDTFGGKQPGLHITLEFVNHRGKYVPGNEPKYVTGANAQPHCYGLPNPANPFPGVHFPDGAPASGPLHSVDRAAYHGSGVGSKAETKLISALLSGSYGDDPANVPALATLLAGPLLRGSEVGLG
- a CDS encoding MlaD family protein, whose protein sequence is MRGLLAPLVKLIAFLVVTAMATYVLAATITNAGYGKAHSYYGLFSDATGLLVGDDVRVAGVRVGSIQGIKLIREPNTPDPATAPFVAQVKFNVSVDRPLTSWVRAKLRFRNLVGQRYLAIEQGSQIPGVAEAELEPKAVIPLSQTQNALDLSTLFAGFKPLFSGLNPDEINSLSTQIIQTLQGEAGTVENLMRQTAELTSAVADKDKVIGDLVNNLSSVLDTLGQRDQKLSDLIVQLQRWVTGLAEDRAVIGDSITGINNLTSATAGLLDKSRPQLKQDIEDLTGLAQTLNAGGSTVDGVLQRLPTKVATLTRTATYGSWFNFYLCKMEGTVVLPGGVQLTPGLPTPFPPARCG